Sequence from the Penaeus vannamei isolate JL-2024 chromosome 16, ASM4276789v1, whole genome shotgun sequence genome:
ttacatgaatatatttatatattttcctatcaCAGGCTGAAAGTGATATTCCATCCTTTAACCTCCACTCAATGGTCAGCATGAAAATGATTGGAGATGAGTATGGAGCACATATTGTGACATTCTTCAACAGCCAACCTTTCCATACTCCACCACTTGCTTTAAATGTGATGGACCTGGCAATTTCAAGGGCTGTAACAGGGAAGAGTAACCTGATGATTAGAACGTCTAATCATCCATTACCTCGGACAGACGTGGAAAAGGTGTGGGTCCCAATATCATAATTTCAGTTTTTCCTTCCTGTAGAAGAAATTGAAATGTCATTGATTATGATTTAGGAGAATGATGTGTCTGTTTCCACATAAAAAGGCTTGACAAGTGAAACTAAATTCAgtacaaaacaacaaaaggaaaatagaagtttTCAATCTTTCAATATTTCTTGTTCTCATGTTCACAATTTTATCCAGATACATCTTACTACCTTCTTCCAATTAATTGTTTGTATTTTCCCTACCTAACAGTTAACCCAAGACTCAAGGCAAAGTTTAGGTTTCCAGATT
This genomic interval carries:
- the LOC138864505 gene encoding uncharacterized protein; amino-acid sequence: MVSMKMIGDEYGAHIVTFFNSQPFHTPPLALNVMDLAISRAVTGKSNLMIRTSNHPLPRTDVEKLTQDSRQSLGFQIGFNLAFGMSFLAASFVYFLIQERTSLVDLPKPRFPRSSHRPPPPRVVSNRDDLMGRIILRKTSQVAI